The DNA window TCGCTCGATACTTTTAAAAAAGTAAAATTAAAAGATTAAGTTTGCTTTAAAAACTTAATCTTTTTTGACAAATAAGTAATCAAATATACAAAATAACAGAGTATTATTAAATGACATAGATAAATTGATTTCGCACTGCAAAATATTCTTTATTCGTTTTAGTGGGTAACTTTTTATGAGTACCAATGCCGCTTTAGCCCCAAACTCCCTTCAATATTCTATAGAAACTCTTCGAGAAGAAGTACGTCATCTAGTAGAACGAGGAGTTATTCGACGCACTCAACCCCTATATGTTTTGTGTGAGTATTTACCCGCTAGGGAATGGTTGGGAATTGAGTGCCAATTGGAAAGATATGACTACTTGCTTCGCGATCGCATTGGAGATTTAATTGGCGAACCACGGTGGGAAAGCGATTAACCGTTATCAATGAACAATGTTTACCGATCCGTTGTTGATTGCTCATTGCTCATTGCTTATTGTCATTTACACTCTTTCTAAATATGAATTTAAATCATCAACTAGCTGAGTTAGCTCGACTTCAGTAGTAATGCGAATGCGCTCATCACGCATGGTCAGCAAAATCTTAGCTGCAAAAGGACTGGGATAAATATTGGGATTGCAAAATATCTCTAAAAAGATTTCTCCCGTATAGCGATACTCCATAGATTTTTGAGGTTGAGGTCTACTGCCGCTATTAGGATCGCGAGTTGCAGACGCTTTCAGACTTTGCATGAGATTAGATATTTCTTGCTGAAGCTGTTTGGCTCCATCAGGTGTAAAGTTGAAGCTAAGAGAACCTTGAGGAATATTAATCGTTAGTTGAGTCATAAATAACTAATATATATATCTGCCAACAAAAATTGAATTAAAACTAGGCTATTCAAACCTCAAGCGATTGTCGATCGCATCAGCTAAACTTTGAGGTAATTGGAAACATTTTAGGTTTTAAAGCGTAGGTAATAGGTTTACTTAACTAATTTGCAAACTACTGTATGTGGAAAACAGCATTGCAATACCGATTCCTAAAAGCAGTCCAACAACTACTTGAAAAGGAGTATGTCCTAAAAGTTCTTTTAATCTTTCTTCATTAAAATGGTGTTTTTCTTGAAACAATTCATCGACAATTTGATTGAGGATTTTAGCCTGTTTTCCTGCTGCTTGCCGCACACCTGCTGCGTCGTACATGACAATTACCGCAAATAAACAGGCGATCGCAAATTCTGGAGAAGACCAACCCATATTTAAACCGATATAGGTTGCCAAAGAACCGACTAATGCCGAATGCGCGCTAGGCATTCCCCCCGTAGTTACTAAATAGTTAAGATTGACTCTGCGTTTCCTAATCAACTCAATTGCTAGCTTTAATCCTTGAGCAGTCAAACAAGCAAGGACTGCAACCAGCAGTGTCTGATTGTGGAATATGTCAGCAAATTCCTGCATGGTTTGTTTTGTGCCTCAACAACTTCATCTAAGTTTGGTGCGTTTTTTATTAGCGAAAGATCGTGTTCCAGAAAAAATTAAAAATATAGTAGTTCTATCGATCGCGAGTTACGATAAATTCGGCAATTGCTGTTAGCGGTTTGGCTCTGTCGCCATAAATTTTTAGTTGGGCGATCGCTTCAGCTACTAACTGTCTGGCTTGAGCCTGAGATTTTTCTAATCCCCATAAACTAGGATAGGTAGCTTTTTGCGCTCGTATATCTTTGCCTGCGGTTTTTCCTAATTGTTCGTTTGTCGCCGTAATATCTAAAATATCATCAATTATCTGGAAAGCCAGACCGATGTTTTGAGCATAACTAGTAAGTCTGGCAATATCTGTCTGACTAGCACCTGTTAAAATTGCTCCCGATTCTACAGAAGCTCTTAATAAAGCTCCTGTTTTATGAGTATGAATAAAAGTTAAAGTTTCTGCATCCAAATCGGTTTTACCTTCGGATTCAAGATCTAGCACCTGACCGCCTACCAAGCCTGCCGCACCTACCGTACGTCCCAAACAGGCAATAACCTGTAAGATTTTTTCTGGCGCGACGTTTTTGGTTGTCAGGGCAACATGCTCGAAGGCATAAGCTAACAGTCCATCACCCGCTAAGATGGCAATATCTTCACCATAAACTTTATGATTGGTGGGTTTTCCCCGACGATAATCATCATCGTCCATTGCCGGCAGATCGTCGTGAATTAAAGACATGGTATGAATCATCTCTAAAGCACAGGCGGTCGGCATTGCCATTTCAATTGTTCCTCCTGCCAGTTCGCAAGTTGCCAAACACAAAATTGGTCGCAACCGTTTACCTCCAGCCAGAAGAGAATAACGCATGGCCTCATAAATCGTCGCAGGTCTAGTAATAGATATAGAGCGATCCAAAGCCTGTTCGACTAGAGCTTTTCGCTGCTGTAAATAGCTTTTTAAGTTAAATGTAGATTGCTCCGTCTCGGTCAGTATTTCTTCAGTCTCTACCATATCTATTGCTGCTTAACTAACTGTACTCATTATTACCCGATTGGTAACTTTCACCAAACAAAAATTGCAGTTTATTCGGCAAGTTCCTGAACGAGTACGAATGGCTGTACGATGAGCGTGGCAAACTGTTTTTGCGGTGCTAGATTCCAGTCAGCAAGCTGTTGAGAAGATGGTTTGCCAATTTTCTGTCGATCGATCCAGTTTTTAACCAGGCAAGAATTATCTTTAGCAATTGCCGCACCTACATCAACTAAATTCAGTGTTTTTGTAACTACAATTACCGCATCTCTTTTGGCATGAGGTATGAGATCTTTCCAGGCAATATTAGCTAGATCTTGACTTAGTCGGTCTTGAATATCTGGCATTTCAGGTTCGTTCTAAAGCAATAGAGCCATCTTAGAATTAAATATTGCAATTATCAATTGGTTTACTCTCGTCGGTGGATTCAGCTAAACTTCTTAATAAGACATATTCGATTCTGTTTATATTTACTACTTAAAATCAGGCTTTTTTTATCTAAATGCTCGTCAATCTAAAAATTAATAATTTTGCTTTGATCGATCGCCTGGAACTCGATCTAGATCGGGGTTTAAACGTGCTTACAGGAGAGACTGGAGCGGGAAAATCGATTATTCTCGATGCGATCGATTTGGTGTTGGGAGGCAAAACTAGCAGTCGCCAAATCAGAAGCGGCAGCGATCGCGCTTTAATCGAGGCAACTTTTGCTATTGCTCCAGAGCTAAATAGTTGGCTGAGTTCTTTAGAAATCGATCTTTTAGAAGAAAATATCTTAATTTGCAGTCGAGAATTAGTAGTTAGTAAAAAGAATAATAGTATGCGATCGCGCTGTCGGGTTAATGGTACTCTAGTCAACCGACAGTTAATGGCAGAGTTGCGATCGCGGCTGGTTGAAATTACCGCTCAGGGACAGACAATAAGTTTATTGGTTACCGAAAAGCAGCGAGATTTACTAGATCTCTATGGGGGTAAGTCGTTAGTAGAACAGCGTCAAAAAGTCGCTGCGGCGTTTGAAAAATTTCAACAAACTTCAAAAAAATTAACTAAGCGTCGTCAATCAGAGCAAGAATTATTACAGCGTCAAGATTTACTAAAATTTCAGCTAAAAGATTTAACCGAAGCCGAACTCAACGAACCAGACGAATTAGAACAGCTACATCAAGAACGCGATCGCCTGGCTCATGTAGTGGAACTCCAGCAATTGAGTTATCAAGTTTACCAGCTTTTATACCAAAACGATAACGAAGCCGCCGCTGCTGCCGATTTATTAGGAGAAGCAGAGTCTCATTTGAGTGAAATGACCGAATACGATAGCGAACTGACGGCAATTTTAGAAATGGTGCAGTCGGGAATAGCTCAAATTGTCGAAGCAGGACAACAAATCAATCGCTATGGTGAAGATTTAGAAGCCGATCCAGAACGATTAGCCGAAATTGAAGCCAGAATCAGGCTATTAAAAAATATTTGTCGCAAATACGGACCCGATTTAGCCGACGCGATCGCCTTGGAAAGTAAGTTAAAGCAAGAATTAGCACAGTTAACCGACAGTGGACAGTCTATTGAAGTTTTGCAACAAGAACATCAAGAGGCTGCCAAACGTCTAAAACGTGTCTGCGAGGGATTGACCAAGCTGAGAAAACAAGCTGCGATCGAGCTAGAAAAACAGTTGACTGCAGAACTCAAGCCTTTAGCGATGGACAAGGTCGTATTTGAATGTCGTCTTGTGTCTTGTCCCCCAAGTGCTACAGGTGCAGATAAAGTGGTATTTTACTTTAGTCCCAACGCGGGGGAGCAGATTCAACCCCTATCGGAAACCGCTTCGGGGGGAGAAATGAGTCGGTTTTTACTGGCACTCAAAGCCTGTTTTTCCGATTCCGAACGGGGTTCTAGTACCTTAGTATTCGATGAAATCGATGCGGGAGTATCGGGCAAAGTCGCCCAGGCGATCGCTGAAAAACTCTATCAACTTAGCGTGCAACATCAGGTACTGTGCGTAACTCACCAACCGTTAGTAGCGGCTATGGCTGACGGACACTATAAGGTAGAAAAAACTATTGTCGAAGAAATTGCCGCCAACCTCGAACATCGCAACGGCGACTCGGCAATTCCCGATATTCGTACTGTAGTAAGAATCAAACCCCTCAGCGATCTCGGACTTCGTACTCAGGAAATAGCCCAAATTACAGGAGGACATTCGGCAGGAGAAGCGGTAGCGTTTGCCGAGTCCTTATTAAACCAGGCTACTGTTTATCGTCAGCAAACTAAGAAGTAGAAAGCAATTACTACTTTCAAACGCAAAAAAGTTTAAAATTTAATAAACTTAGTTGACAATTTTATGACTACTTCTCCCAAATCTACAGAAAGCAACGATATTAAGTATGGGGAAAGAAAGATTGCCGTAGGAGATTTAATTACTTTCCCTAACCCCAGAGTGGGTAGACGTTATAACGTTAATATTACTCTGCCAGAATTTACCTGTAAGTGTCCGTTTTCTGGCTATCCCGATTTTGCCACAATTCATCTAACTTATTCGCCTAATGAAAAAGTAGTCGAGCTAAAAGCGTTGAAGCTATACATTAATAGCTATCGCGATCGCTACATTTCTCATGAAGAAGTAATCAACCAAATATTAGATGATTTTGTTGCCGCTTGCGATCCCCTGGAAGCAAAAATTACGGGCGATTTTAATCCCAGAGGTAACGTTCATACAGTTATTGAAGTGCAGCATCAAAGAGATGTTCGATAACAATAAATGTAACGTTTGGTAAAGAAATCTATTAAAATACCAAGTGAAAAACTATTACAAATTGTTTAGATAAGAGGTAAATCGATAATGTCACAAACTCAACCTACTGTTACCCCCAAACTAGAGGAACCTAAATTTGGATTTAACTCTTATGCCGAACTACTTAACGGTCGTGCTGCCATGATTGGTTTTGTTTTGATGATAGCGATTGAATATGTAACTGGACAGGGACTGCTTGCTTGGTTGGGTTTGCAGTAAACGACCTTATGAACATAAAAAAATAGTGCTTTTTTAGGCAGGGAGCAGGGAGCAGTGAGCAGAGGTGTTAATTTTGTCTTGCTTATTTCTCCTTTTTTCCTGCTTCTAAGTAAAACTATATTCCTATCAAAGTTTTACTTTCTCACTTTCCCCACATCAGTCAAGCCACTCACCTATGTCGATCGCCAGTCTTTGTCCGAGTTGCAGCAGGGGTTTCATCTCCGATAATTTCCAGCGACAGGTGTTTTCTTCGTGAGAGGAGATAAAGCAATTAGGCACGATACGTTGATGAAAACAGTTATAGTAAGTTTCTTGAGCGCGATCGAGGGATAAACCCAAGTGTAATTTTTCTCCTACTGAAATCGCCCGTTCTAACCTGGCTACATCGGTTTCTAGAGTATCAGGATCGCCATCATAGAGTAATTTCCAAAGCAAACGCAAAATTGACTGTTCTAAAATCTTTTTCGCTTTGGGCAAATTTAGCTGGCACTGAAGATGATTGGCTTCGTTAGCGGTGGCTATTAGTTCGGCTAAATGGACATCTAGCTTTTGGGGATCGCCAATTGCTTTTTCTAAAGCAGAGATCGCGTTGCGACAGCGAGTAGAAAGAGCTACTTCTGCGGCTACTTTTAGCTCTTGGGGAACGGGTAGTTCTTCCCGTTGAAAAGCCGCGATGATACTGTAGTTTTCTTGATAAACCTGACCGTACAGGCGGTCGAGATGTACTTTAGTTTTGATCGTCAACAGACGCACGATACGCTGTCTTTCTTCGGCAAATAAATGCTGTAAATTAAAAGAGCGATCGCCAAAAAAGCGATTCATTGTGGTAATCGTTCGTGCCGCACTAGCCTGCTTGAGATCTGCAAATAGCTGCTGTTTTAATTCACTGTAGGTCAAACGTCCGTTAAAGACTTTAATGCAGCAGTGAAAATCCCAACCCCCCAAATGCAGTACGGCAAAAACATAGTGATGGCTTTCCCAGGTAATTTCCGAAGTCAAGCGTACCTGTCCTACAGATAAAGCCAATCTTCCCATCTGCTGTTTTTGGTAGTCTAGCTGCTCGACTTTATAGCAATAAATTCTCTCTTGCTGGAGATAGTTAATAAATAACGAGCTAATAGCATAATGTGCCGTTACCTGCTCGAAACCAATTTGCGCCGAAGATACTAATTCTTGATAGACTTTGGCACCGTTGCCAAACAATTCCACATTACTAGGAGCTTGCGTCAACCGCAAGATAAATTCTTCTCTAAGCTGAATTCCCGTTACTTCTCCCGCCAATTCTAAAGCGCGAGCCGCATAACGCAAAATTTGCACTCCTTCAGGGCGCGATATTTCTTCAAAAAACCAACCGCAACTGGTGTACATTAGTAGCGCGTGACGCTGCATTTCTAACAGGCGCAGGGCATCGATGCGCTCTTCTGCCGTTAGTTCGTAAGCTTGATGAGTTTGTAAAAATTGTTCTACCTTCTCGACGGAGCGATCGCCAATAACGGCTACGTATTCATCTCTAGCTAACCAGGGATCGATAAATAGTTTTCTACCTCTATCTTCATAGACTTCAATCGTGCGATCGCGCAGCCAGTCTAAAGTTTCTCTCAGGGGTTTGCGCCACAGTTGATGCCAAACACCACCGCCACCACAACCGCAATTATCTTGCCAGCGATCGACACCATGAGCGCAACTCCAGGCAGTAACGGGTTTGAGAACTACTTCCCAGGTTGGAGGAGAGATACTCAAATAGTGAGCGTAATTAGTAACCGTCCAGCCACGATGGGGAAATTCTTCAGTAAAAGCATATCCCAAACATTTTTCCGTTCCGTTTTTATGATGTCCAAAAGTTTCTCCGTCAGTAGCAACGCTGATTATTTGAGCGGGACGGCGATCCCCTTTTACTGCCTGTCCGATTCTACTGGCAAAGTTATCGGCAGTATTGAGAACATCGTTAAAACCCATATCGCGAGAAATTGGTCCATCGTAGAAAAAGATATCGATGTAGCGACCATCTTCAATGAAACAGCGATAGGGACGGGTGGGATCGATTTGCGAACCGCCCACTTCATGCCATTCTGGCTCTGATGTCTCTGCTGTGGGAAGCGGACGACAGCGTTCGGCTTGAGAGGGTGCCAGAATGATAAAGCGAATTTCTTCATCAATCAAAGCTTCGACAGTTGCATAGTCTACTGCCGTCTCAGCCAACCACATTCCTTCGGGATCGCGTCCGAAGCGAGAACGGAAATCGGCTTTGCCCCAGCGAATTTGAGTGTATTTATCCCGCTTATTAGCTAGAGGCAAAATAATATGATTGTAAACTTGCGCGATTGCATTACCGCGTCCGTTTAGTCGGCGACTGCTTTTTTTATCGGCTTCAATGATGCGCTGATAAACTTCGGGATCGTATTTTTCCAGCCATGACATCAGAGTTGCACCGATGTTAAAGCTTAAATACTCAAAGTTATTAACGATTCCAATTACTTCTTGTCGGTCATTGAGAATTCTGGCAAAAGCATTAGGACGATAGCATTCATGATGAATGCGTTCGTTCCAGTCGTGATAGGGATGTGCGCTAGGCTGTCTCTCAATCGTATCTAAATAGGGGTTTTCTCTAGGTGGTTGATAAAAATGCCCGTGAATAGTAACGTAAACACCGTGAGCTTTTTTTAAAGGCTCGCTAAAATTAGAGCGATCTGAATTGGAGCTAAAAACTTTAGTATTCTTTGCTGTAGATACCATATTTAAAATATAAATAAAGTCTTGCTAATTTAATTAAAAAGCTGAAGCTTAAAAGTGCCGTGTAGAGAGTTGAGCCTTTATCTATTTAAGCTTAAATTTCGGACAAATGGATACTTTTGTCAAAATTACCTGACAAAAGCTTTTATTTTTAATTCGCTCTCTTTTAATTATTATTGACTACAATTATAAAACAAAAGAGCTATTGTAGGCAACTATCTAGCGATCGCAATATGTAATTAAAGCCATTTTTAACTTGATAATGCGATTTACATATTCAAACTATGACAGACTGTCTTTTGACTGCGAGCTACGGATATCGCTATGATAACGACTGCTTTTAGAAACACTAATAATAAAAATGGCTATTAGCGATCGACAAGAACCTTTATCAATCGAGCAAAAAAAAGCCAAAAGACGGCTAATTAATATTGGATACGCACCACATAGCGGTTGGATTACTATTGGAGTTTCGCCTCATGGCTTTATTTCCATTGGTGCGGTTCCTCACGGCTTTATTTCTATCGGATTAGTACCAATGGGCGTGTTATCTTTTGGCGTAGTTTCAATGGGTTTACTGAGTGTGGGAACAGTGTCGATGGGCTTGCTGAGTTTTGGCAAAACCACTATGAGCATCGTTCAACCACACGAAGGACATAATATGACAATGCCCAACGAGACTAATTCTGACATGAATATGTCTCATTAATTTCATAGCTTTAAGCTAGATAATCTTCAAAAACAAGCTCGATACAAAGTATCTAGAGTTTGTCCATCGTTGGGATATTCGGCAACAGCAGCCTTACAAACAACTTGAAAGCGATTGCCTTCTAGCGAAGTAAAAATTTGCTTTCTCAATACAGTTAAGACTTCTGCTAAATGTTCCTCTGCTTGAGCTTTGCTCAGATTAGGCATACCGATCGCAAAATCGCCATTACCCCAATAGCTGGCAATTTCATCACCGCGAAAAGCTGCGTGAATTATTTTTCCCCATTGGGCTAAAATGCGATCGCCAATAGTATAACCGTAGGTGAGATTAATTTGCTGTAGTTCTAGTATTTTCAATACTGCTAGACTAAAATTCTGCCGCTCGTGTTTTGCCTGCTGTAAACTAGATTCCAATTTGCGGCTGCCTTGAAAGCGATTATCAAGTCCTGTAATGCGATCTTGGGTTGCTAGAACGTGTAACAAGCGACTGCGATCGAGACGGTTATTAATTCGCGCGATTAACTCCGCGCCGACAACGGGTTTGGCAATATAGTCGTCTCCTCCCACTTCAAATACCTGTCGTATCGTTTCGGCATCTTGATGGGCAGTAAGAAATAGAGTCGGTAATTCTTGCCACTGGGGATCGCTACGTAGAGTCTGACAGAGTTCGATACCGCTGATATCGGGCATTTCTACATCTAAAATTAACAAATCGGGCTGAGTAACTGCCAATACTTCCCAAAAGCGGCAGGGAGTTTCTAAAGTAATTATTCTCATCCCCCAAGGCTGTAAGAGCGAGCGCAAGGTTTCGAGAAAAATAGAATCGTCATCGACTACTAAAATCGTGGAAATTATAGATTGCTCTTGTTTTAATAACCGATCGGTAGTTTGCCAGACGAGATCGGCGGTGACGGGTTTGACCAAAAAGCTACTAGCACCTGCGCGGACTACTTTAAGGCGATCG is part of the Myxosarcina sp. GI1 genome and encodes:
- the recN gene encoding DNA repair protein RecN; its protein translation is MLVNLKINNFALIDRLELDLDRGLNVLTGETGAGKSIILDAIDLVLGGKTSSRQIRSGSDRALIEATFAIAPELNSWLSSLEIDLLEENILICSRELVVSKKNNSMRSRCRVNGTLVNRQLMAELRSRLVEITAQGQTISLLVTEKQRDLLDLYGGKSLVEQRQKVAAAFEKFQQTSKKLTKRRQSEQELLQRQDLLKFQLKDLTEAELNEPDELEQLHQERDRLAHVVELQQLSYQVYQLLYQNDNEAAAAADLLGEAESHLSEMTEYDSELTAILEMVQSGIAQIVEAGQQINRYGEDLEADPERLAEIEARIRLLKNICRKYGPDLADAIALESKLKQELAQLTDSGQSIEVLQQEHQEAAKRLKRVCEGLTKLRKQAAIELEKQLTAELKPLAMDKVVFECRLVSCPPSATGADKVVFYFSPNAGEQIQPLSETASGGEMSRFLLALKACFSDSERGSSTLVFDEIDAGVSGKVAQAIAEKLYQLSVQHQVLCVTHQPLVAAMADGHYKVEKTIVEEIAANLEHRNGDSAIPDIRTVVRIKPLSDLGLRTQEIAQITGGHSAGEAVAFAESLLNQATVYRQQTKK
- the queF gene encoding preQ(1) synthase, with the protein product MTTSPKSTESNDIKYGERKIAVGDLITFPNPRVGRRYNVNITLPEFTCKCPFSGYPDFATIHLTYSPNEKVVELKALKLYINSYRDRYISHEEVINQILDDFVAACDPLEAKITGDFNPRGNVHTVIEVQHQRDVR
- a CDS encoding divergent PAP2 family protein gives rise to the protein MQEFADIFHNQTLLVAVLACLTAQGLKLAIELIRKRRVNLNYLVTTGGMPSAHSALVGSLATYIGLNMGWSSPEFAIACLFAVIVMYDAAGVRQAAGKQAKILNQIVDELFQEKHHFNEERLKELLGHTPFQVVVGLLLGIGIAMLFSTYSSLQIS
- a CDS encoding DUF4327 family protein, whose translation is MSTNAALAPNSLQYSIETLREEVRHLVERGVIRRTQPLYVLCEYLPAREWLGIECQLERYDYLLRDRIGDLIGEPRWESD
- a CDS encoding DUF2288 domain-containing protein; protein product: MPDIQDRLSQDLANIAWKDLIPHAKRDAVIVVTKTLNLVDVGAAIAKDNSCLVKNWIDRQKIGKPSSQQLADWNLAPQKQFATLIVQPFVLVQELAE
- the crtE gene encoding geranylgeranyl diphosphate synthase CrtE codes for the protein MVETEEILTETEQSTFNLKSYLQQRKALVEQALDRSISITRPATIYEAMRYSLLAGGKRLRPILCLATCELAGGTIEMAMPTACALEMIHTMSLIHDDLPAMDDDDYRRGKPTNHKVYGEDIAILAGDGLLAYAFEHVALTTKNVAPEKILQVIACLGRTVGAAGLVGGQVLDLESEGKTDLDAETLTFIHTHKTGALLRASVESGAILTGASQTDIARLTSYAQNIGLAFQIIDDILDITATNEQLGKTAGKDIRAQKATYPSLWGLEKSQAQARQLVAEAIAQLKIYGDRAKPLTAIAEFIVTRDR
- a CDS encoding chlorophyll a/b-binding protein, whose product is MSQTQPTVTPKLEEPKFGFNSYAELLNGRAAMIGFVLMIAIEYVTGQGLLAWLGLQ
- a CDS encoding DUF3536 domain-containing protein — translated: MVSTAKNTKVFSSNSDRSNFSEPLKKAHGVYVTIHGHFYQPPRENPYLDTIERQPSAHPYHDWNERIHHECYRPNAFARILNDRQEVIGIVNNFEYLSFNIGATLMSWLEKYDPEVYQRIIEADKKSSRRLNGRGNAIAQVYNHIILPLANKRDKYTQIRWGKADFRSRFGRDPEGMWLAETAVDYATVEALIDEEIRFIILAPSQAERCRPLPTAETSEPEWHEVGGSQIDPTRPYRCFIEDGRYIDIFFYDGPISRDMGFNDVLNTADNFASRIGQAVKGDRRPAQIISVATDGETFGHHKNGTEKCLGYAFTEEFPHRGWTVTNYAHYLSISPPTWEVVLKPVTAWSCAHGVDRWQDNCGCGGGGVWHQLWRKPLRETLDWLRDRTIEVYEDRGRKLFIDPWLARDEYVAVIGDRSVEKVEQFLQTHQAYELTAEERIDALRLLEMQRHALLMYTSCGWFFEEISRPEGVQILRYAARALELAGEVTGIQLREEFILRLTQAPSNVELFGNGAKVYQELVSSAQIGFEQVTAHYAISSLFINYLQQERIYCYKVEQLDYQKQQMGRLALSVGQVRLTSEITWESHHYVFAVLHLGGWDFHCCIKVFNGRLTYSELKQQLFADLKQASAARTITTMNRFFGDRSFNLQHLFAEERQRIVRLLTIKTKVHLDRLYGQVYQENYSIIAAFQREELPVPQELKVAAEVALSTRCRNAISALEKAIGDPQKLDVHLAELIATANEANHLQCQLNLPKAKKILEQSILRLLWKLLYDGDPDTLETDVARLERAISVGEKLHLGLSLDRAQETYYNCFHQRIVPNCFISSHEENTCRWKLSEMKPLLQLGQRLAIDIGEWLD